The Platichthys flesus chromosome 10, fPlaFle2.1, whole genome shotgun sequence genome includes a window with the following:
- the LOC133961937 gene encoding ensconsin-like isoform X2, whose amino-acid sequence MPGSIPSMAVQKKQSGIPPSQGPLSTRTIERQGKGNGLERTGENGSYIRQNLPPKKTAPSVNKSPQILNAFSPRVAAVANGPNVDERLKAARERREEQEKLVASRELSRLEREQRARQFHQQQVEERKKKILEQRHREDRRRSAVEEKRKQRLQEEKERYESAVRKTLEKSQRAQYNISPNTRGRKVTNNVPRRLPLTPWEKNLVSRLGTPTCSYLARSKSAGCQSGEEVSFHSMNTTTTSSTPHKPQQHSGSVQQRPSASPSPNNRSLHLAQIKTPKQQDTIKTPESKKNSSRSSNIRSVITSVKPATVTQSRKASPSPVRSPRRSVSRQSTPLQLELTTVPEEAVCHTALAPGNSRPVRTSSGGRTEKMKSETPEPVTPCLNLPNKAPTTAPVRDKSPSHRPPDPSTQPSEVVSRPLAGTTDQEAASRLLAEKRREARLQRERDEQERLQREEAERRSREEAEHRRAEEREQQQAEAQRLMEEKRRREEEEQRRAEEERAQAKREAALLQKQREEEEARDRAKAEKLKQERQMLAQKEEVDRQERKKRLEEIMRRTRRTDSPDTTSSPVRLLPNAPRPKENTEPVHNGTIEHVVKLPVGTRSTQLGLNNEEEGVPVVAFKERRSLRTLTGLEEIQTHQRAEVI is encoded by the exons ATGCCAGGCTCAATACCTAGCATGGCTGTGCAAAAGAAACAGAGTGGCATCCCTCCATCGCAGGGACCACTGTCTACACGTACCATCGAGCGCCAGGGGAAGGGGAATGGACTTGAGAGAACAGGAG AGAATGGCTCTTATATCAGACAAAATTTGCCGCCAAAGAAAACAGCTCCTTCTGTCAATAAGTCCCCACAAATCCTCAACGCCTTTTCTCCACGGGTCGCTGCAG TGGCTAATGGACCTAATGTTGACGAGAGGCTGAAGGCAGCgcgagaaagaagagaggagcaggagaagttaGTCG ccTCCCGGGAGCTGAGCAGGTTGGAGCGGGAGCAGCGAGCCCGGCAATTCCATCAACAGCAAGTGGAGGAGCGCAAGAAAAAGATCCTAGAGCAGAGGcacagagaggacaggaggcgctctgctgtggaggagaagcgcaagcagaggctgcaggaggagaaa GAGCGATATGAATCTGCAGTGCGCAAGACGCTGGAAAAGAGCCAGAGGGCCCAATACAATATCAGTCCAAACACAAGGGGGAGGAAGGTAACCAATAACG TTCCACGCCGCTTACCCCTGACACCATGGGAGAAGAACTTGGTCAGTCGCCTCGGCACTCCCACTTGCTCTTATCTGGCCAGGAGCAAGAGTGCTGGTTGTCAGTCAGGAGAAGAAG TTTCATTCCACTCCAtgaacaccaccaccacctcctccactcctcacAAACCCCAGCAACACTCTGGTTCAGTCCAACAGAGGCCATCTGCCTCCCCAAGTCCCAACAACAGAAGCCTCCATCTGGCACAG atTAAAACACCAAAACAGCAAGACACCATTAAGACGCCAGAGAGTAAGAAGAACTCAAGCAGGAGCTCAAACATCAGATCCGTCATCACCAGTGTGAAACCAGCcacagtgacacagagcagaaaAGCCTCACCCTCACCAGTTCG GAGTCCTCGAAGATCAGTCAGCAGACAGTCAACCCCGCTGCAGCTCGAGCTCACAACGGTCCCCGAGGAGGCTGTTTGTCACACTGCCCTCGCTCCTGGTAACTCAAGGCCTGTCAGGACATcatctggaggtcggacagagaaaatgaagagTGAAACACCAGAACCAGTGACTCCCTGTCTGAACCTGCCCAACAAAGCTCCTACAACCGCACCAGTGAGAGATAAAA gtccTTCCCATAGACCACCTGATCCATCCACCCAGCCTTCTGAAGTCGTGAGCAGGCCCTTGGCTGGAACCACAGACCAAGAGGCCGCCTCACGTCTCCTcgctgaaaagaggagagaggccAGACTACAGCGGGAGAGAGATGAGCAGGAGcgtctgcagagagaggaggcagaaag GCGCAGTCGTGAAGAAGCGGAGCACAGGAGGGCAGAGGAGCGAGAACAACAGCAGGCCGAAGCTCAGCGTctaatggaggagaagaggaggagggaggaagaagagcagcgcCGAGCCGAGGAAGAGAGAGCTCAGGCCAAGAGGGAAGCCGCCCTCCTGCAGAAACAG agagaggaggaggaagccagGGACAGGGCGAAGGcggagaagctgaaacaagagcGACAGATGCTCGCACAAAAAGAAGAGGTAGACcgtcaagaaagaaaaaag cGACTAGAGGAGATCATGCGGAGGACCAGAAGGACCGATTCTCCAGATACG ACGTCCTCACCAGTCCGGCTCTTACCAAACGCACCCAGaccaaaggaaaacacagagccTGTGCACAATGGCACCATTGAACATGTCGTCAAGTTGCCAGTGGGCACCAGGTCCACACAGCTGGGGCTAaacaatgaggaggagggggtacCTGTTGTGGCCTTCAAAGAACGAAGGTCTCTCCGAACGCTCACCGGCCTGGAGGAAATCCAGACCCACCAGCGAGCAG
- the LOC133961937 gene encoding ensconsin-like isoform X1, translated as MPGSIPSMAVQKKQSGIPPSQGPLSTRTIERQGKGNGLERTGENGSYIRQNLPPKKTAPSVNKSPQILNAFSPRVAAVANGPNVDERLKAARERREEQEKLVASRELSRLEREQRARQFHQQQVEERKKKILEQRHREDRRRSAVEEKRKQRLQEEKERYESAVRKTLEKSQRAQYNISPNTRGRKVTNNVPRRLPLTPWEKNLVSRLGTPTCSYLARSKSAGCQSGEEVVHVCRRAVSFHSMNTTTTSSTPHKPQQHSGSVQQRPSASPSPNNRSLHLAQIKTPKQQDTIKTPESKKNSSRSSNIRSVITSVKPATVTQSRKASPSPVRSPRRSVSRQSTPLQLELTTVPEEAVCHTALAPGNSRPVRTSSGGRTEKMKSETPEPVTPCLNLPNKAPTTAPVRDKSPSHRPPDPSTQPSEVVSRPLAGTTDQEAASRLLAEKRREARLQRERDEQERLQREEAERRSREEAEHRRAEEREQQQAEAQRLMEEKRRREEEEQRRAEEERAQAKREAALLQKQREEEEARDRAKAEKLKQERQMLAQKEEVDRQERKKRLEEIMRRTRRTDSPDTTSSPVRLLPNAPRPKENTEPVHNGTIEHVVKLPVGTRSTQLGLNNEEEGVPVVAFKERRSLRTLTGLEEIQTHQRAEVI; from the exons ATGCCAGGCTCAATACCTAGCATGGCTGTGCAAAAGAAACAGAGTGGCATCCCTCCATCGCAGGGACCACTGTCTACACGTACCATCGAGCGCCAGGGGAAGGGGAATGGACTTGAGAGAACAGGAG AGAATGGCTCTTATATCAGACAAAATTTGCCGCCAAAGAAAACAGCTCCTTCTGTCAATAAGTCCCCACAAATCCTCAACGCCTTTTCTCCACGGGTCGCTGCAG TGGCTAATGGACCTAATGTTGACGAGAGGCTGAAGGCAGCgcgagaaagaagagaggagcaggagaagttaGTCG ccTCCCGGGAGCTGAGCAGGTTGGAGCGGGAGCAGCGAGCCCGGCAATTCCATCAACAGCAAGTGGAGGAGCGCAAGAAAAAGATCCTAGAGCAGAGGcacagagaggacaggaggcgctctgctgtggaggagaagcgcaagcagaggctgcaggaggagaaa GAGCGATATGAATCTGCAGTGCGCAAGACGCTGGAAAAGAGCCAGAGGGCCCAATACAATATCAGTCCAAACACAAGGGGGAGGAAGGTAACCAATAACG TTCCACGCCGCTTACCCCTGACACCATGGGAGAAGAACTTGGTCAGTCGCCTCGGCACTCCCACTTGCTCTTATCTGGCCAGGAGCAAGAGTGCTGGTTGTCAGTCAGGAGAAGAAG TTGTCCATGTTTGTCGCCGTGCAGTTTCATTCCACTCCAtgaacaccaccaccacctcctccactcctcacAAACCCCAGCAACACTCTGGTTCAGTCCAACAGAGGCCATCTGCCTCCCCAAGTCCCAACAACAGAAGCCTCCATCTGGCACAG atTAAAACACCAAAACAGCAAGACACCATTAAGACGCCAGAGAGTAAGAAGAACTCAAGCAGGAGCTCAAACATCAGATCCGTCATCACCAGTGTGAAACCAGCcacagtgacacagagcagaaaAGCCTCACCCTCACCAGTTCG GAGTCCTCGAAGATCAGTCAGCAGACAGTCAACCCCGCTGCAGCTCGAGCTCACAACGGTCCCCGAGGAGGCTGTTTGTCACACTGCCCTCGCTCCTGGTAACTCAAGGCCTGTCAGGACATcatctggaggtcggacagagaaaatgaagagTGAAACACCAGAACCAGTGACTCCCTGTCTGAACCTGCCCAACAAAGCTCCTACAACCGCACCAGTGAGAGATAAAA gtccTTCCCATAGACCACCTGATCCATCCACCCAGCCTTCTGAAGTCGTGAGCAGGCCCTTGGCTGGAACCACAGACCAAGAGGCCGCCTCACGTCTCCTcgctgaaaagaggagagaggccAGACTACAGCGGGAGAGAGATGAGCAGGAGcgtctgcagagagaggaggcagaaag GCGCAGTCGTGAAGAAGCGGAGCACAGGAGGGCAGAGGAGCGAGAACAACAGCAGGCCGAAGCTCAGCGTctaatggaggagaagaggaggagggaggaagaagagcagcgcCGAGCCGAGGAAGAGAGAGCTCAGGCCAAGAGGGAAGCCGCCCTCCTGCAGAAACAG agagaggaggaggaagccagGGACAGGGCGAAGGcggagaagctgaaacaagagcGACAGATGCTCGCACAAAAAGAAGAGGTAGACcgtcaagaaagaaaaaag cGACTAGAGGAGATCATGCGGAGGACCAGAAGGACCGATTCTCCAGATACG ACGTCCTCACCAGTCCGGCTCTTACCAAACGCACCCAGaccaaaggaaaacacagagccTGTGCACAATGGCACCATTGAACATGTCGTCAAGTTGCCAGTGGGCACCAGGTCCACACAGCTGGGGCTAaacaatgaggaggagggggtacCTGTTGTGGCCTTCAAAGAACGAAGGTCTCTCCGAACGCTCACCGGCCTGGAGGAAATCCAGACCCACCAGCGAGCAG